The DNA region TCCGAAACCCCAATAGTTCGataaatgtcccattggaccaaaAGCCCATTTGTACGACAGCCCACTATCCCGAAAACAATCAACCATCGCTCCGGCCCATTGTTCTTAAAATACAAACTCtccctgcaacaaacagaagtacatggctaattattatgtgGAATGATTTCACGGGACCTTCCTGGTCACAAAATCTTTTGCACGTAGACAAATTAGTcttcagggctttctgccagaaagggtctattctaacccaaaccatgataatttcctaaacctaaccaagttgttttaaaCCTAAGGAGATTTCTGGCAGAAATACAATCGGTATGGTATGATGACGTCTTTCTttataataattagccatgtgcttctgtttgttggtATTATCAGAGCAATAGGACTTCGGAACAATGGGCATTTGTTTTGGGGATGACGCGCTGTCTGACAAATGGGCCTTCAgcccaatgggacattttttggactattggGGTTTTGGAATAATGGGCCGTCGGAACAATGGGCAGTCCCCTATCTTAGTGCATTTAGACTgcttaattacatttatttaaatgtacatgCTTGTTTAAAGGCAGAAAATGGCTTAAAGGATTTGGCGAGGCCATCATATTTTTACAATTAATGCTGGTCTATTCTGATGGTCTAAGCGTTAGCTGTGGAAGTGTCTCTTTTTCAGGTTTGGATATATGTGACCAGGGACATGACTGCGAGCATATTTGTGTCACAAATGGTGATTCTTACCTTTGCAAGTGTCGTGAGGGATATGTGTTGAATGCAGACCAGAAAACATGTTCACGTAAGCACCTGCATTTTAcctatatatgtttatatgcatGCCAgggtgcagtgttttgtgtctCCTTCGAAGTctgttattcattcattaaaaatgcTTGAAGTATTGGTGTTTGCTGCTCCAAACGTTTAATTTGGACAGCAATAGTTGTTGAAAGTACTGCGCTGTGGATGCGGGTCAGCTCTTGGTTCTAGGTCCAGTTCTTGGTTGTTCTAAATGATTAGGAAGTTAAATTggaatttattttgaatttgcaGGAAGTTGGGAGCCTGGGACTGATGCCCCTACAGGTATGGAGCACATGGTCATGACTTAAACTGCAAGTTGATTGGTGCTGCTTTAAAAGCTCCACAATAGGCCAAGTGCTTCTTGATGGCTATAATTCAATTTAGTCAGTTACAAGTGTGAGTGTCTCTTTTCAGGTACAGATAAATGTGCCCAGGGACATGACTGCCAACATATATGCATCAGCAATGATGACTCGTACATCTGCAAATGTCAAGGGGGATATGTGTTGAATGcagaccagaaaacatgctCACGTAAGAACTTTTTGACTTGATATGCATGTCCTAGTCTGTGGTTGACTGCAATCTTTGTTGTTATATACTTGATTAAATGCAGAAACAGGCATAGAGCATTTGTCCAGGGCTTTTTGGACAATCATAAGCTTCACCAAGGAAGTTTGCTGTGGATGTTAGCTGTGGAAGTGTCTCTTTTCAGGTTCTGATGCATGTACCCAGGGACATGACTGCCAACATATTTGTGTGAAAAATGGCGATTCTTACTCTTGCATGTGTCATGAGGGATATGTTTTGAACGcagaccagaaaacatgctCACGTAAGAACCTGAATTTTAATTGTATACTGCCTTTGACGTGCATGTTCTTGTACAAACTGTCCTACTAAATTCCAACATTAGATACTtaatgaaatactatactagtacTTGGTGAAATGctacaaaagataaaaaatattgaCTAAAGTTGCTACAGCAAGAGCTGGAGAGGcactttaatataaatattataatatattataagtcaatatacatatatttcaaATTAGCAGCAAGTTAGGATACTGGGGCTGATGCACATAGATACCTACCACATACTCATCACCAACATAATATAAATGGAATGGTCGAGTGGAATGTGTTGTTGATTGCATACTAGAAAAACAAGCTCATGTAGAAATCTGGACCTTATCATATGTAGCCTATGTCTTCATGCAGTGTGTATGGACTATTAGAAAATGCATAGTGCTTGAATAAATGCAGAATAACCAATAGGGTAAATTCCCATAGAATTACTTTAATTACTGTTGACCCATCTTTAGCTTCACAACAGGCCATAGATTCATTAACTGAATTTTTGCAATTAATGCTGGTCTATCCTGATGGTCTAAGCGTTAGCTGTGGAAGTGTCTCTTTTCAGGTTTGGATACATGTGCCCAGGGACATGACTGCCAGCATATTTGTGTCAAAGATGGTGATTCTTACCTTTGCACATGTCATGATGGATATGTGTTGAATGcagaccagaaaacatgctCACGTAAGAACCTGAATTTTACCTATAGGTTTGATGTGCATGAGAGTTTCAAGTGAATGCCCTAGTACAATGTGTCAGGTCCCCTCCAAATTGAGGTCTTCTGAGTACTTGACTACATTTTTATAAAGGCCTTTCCGTGGTATGGGTGTTTGCCACTAGCCCCAAAGTGTCAACTGGACAGCAAGAGCTGATGAAGCAAAGATTCAGCTCTTGTAGGTTGATTGTAATAGTTTAGGATGGTTAATAGACTTTAAACAGGCAGAAAATTAGGACATTGGGCTGAAGTGTTAAGTGTGAAGTGtaatttcacatatttctgtgagatcacaTTGGGTATGGTTTACATAGCcatgatttaaataaattgcAAAGGGATTGGTGGCCCATTAAAAGCTCCACAAGTGCTCCTTGACAGATGTAATTAGACGTCAGTTACCTGTGGagtgtctcttttcaaaattGGATACCCGTGTCCACATGGCTGCCAGGATATTTGTGTGTAGCCTGAAAAGGTTAGACACTTGGGAGATAGTTCCATCAATTGAAACAATGGTGAGACAGAGGCTCCAACAAGTGATGCCATAAGATGTCATATCAGAATATGTCTCTTTTCAGGGTCTGATCCATGTGCCAATGGACATGATTGCCAGCAAATTTGTATAAACAGTGATGATTCATACATCTGCAAGTGTCGAGAGGGATATACTTTGAATCCAGACAAGAAAACATGCTCACGTAAGAACCTGGACGTTTTTTAGAGTTGAACTAGTGTTACATACTAATGGCTCTTTGATTGATGTAAATTGAACCCATCAGATGTGGAAGTGTTTCTTTTCAGGTTCAGATACATGTGCCCAAGGACATGACTGCCAACATATTTGTGTAAGCAATGATGACTTGTTTGTCTGCAAGTGTCGAACGGGATATGTGTTGAATGcagaccagaaaacatgctCACGTAAGACCCTGGACCTTTCTAAAAGATATGATGTTGTTTCTTTGGTACAGTCTTTTAGATTTCCCTTGAATCTCACTATGTTATTTTCCACTTTGTACACGGTCAGACAGATTTCATATCACCTCTTGTAAGTTATGGTATTGATAGGGCATTTAGCTCATTGTGAACAAGCTCAGAGGAATAGAGTACATGACGATAGATTTCATGAACTGTTAAAAAGGAAATTCGTCCAATCGGGGGATTCTCAAGTCAATAGTCAGATGTGGAAGTGTTTCTTTTCAGGATCGGATGCATGTGCCCAGGGACATGATTGCCAGCAGATTTGTGTCAAAAGTG from Sebastes umbrosus isolate fSebUmb1 chromosome 16, fSebUmb1.pri, whole genome shotgun sequence includes:
- the LOC119504264 gene encoding matrilin-2-like, translated to MWKCLFSGFSGSDPCAHGHDCQHICINSDDSYICKCQVGYKLNTDQKTCSRLDICDQGHDCEHICVTNGDSYLCKCREGYVLNADQKTCSRSWEPGTDAPTGTDKCAQGHDCQHICISNDDSYICKCQGGYVLNADQKTCSRSDACTQGHDCQHICVKNGDSYSCMCHEGYVLNADQKTCSRLDTCAQGHDCQHICVKDGDSYLCTCHDGYVLNADQKTCSRSDPCANGHDCQQICINSDDSYICKCREGYTLNPDKKTCSRSDTCAQGHDCQHICVSNDDLFVCKCRTGYVLNADQKTCSRSDACAQGHDCQQICVKSDDSYICKCHVGYVMNADRKTCSHKHLICLNMHICLWRDPASQIFHIWSFKELFIRAPKAPTGE